One part of the Rutidosis leptorrhynchoides isolate AG116_Rl617_1_P2 chromosome 1, CSIRO_AGI_Rlap_v1, whole genome shotgun sequence genome encodes these proteins:
- the LOC139890156 gene encoding uncharacterized protein, whose translation MSLQFPLLFVYGQTGYHPGLDLRETGRSIRGRSKQMTMNMYYSYQIRDRAGTDNLLTRSGRLFQQYIVTAYCSIELQTIDYKRNNQNKIRNEYLCGLYDAINRGDQMGSDVGSRVILPASFTGSPRYMYSHYLDALAISRVHGNPKFFITFTCNSKWPEIRRYLAAFSHLTTADRADIVTRIFALKVNKFVNYLKQERPFGRVVAVLYTIEFQKRGTPHCHTLLWTETLTLSLCNIDDYISAELPDPTVDPLGYKVVSEFMIHGPCGAINVSAPCMDRFVCTKKFPKSLNMNTYFDKNGYTQYRRRNTGVTAKKCGVDLDNSYVVPYNRNLCLIFHAHINIEYCGWTMLIKYLFKYISKGTDRIVMRVSRDIGQRQAETKNQSRRVDEIQNFVDGRFICPYEACWRMYGFSIHHREPAVQLLAVHLEHQQLLHFRSQQRLESIVNNTYSKKTTLTEWLEYNRRYSEGHHLTYLDFPKEFVWSDKDRCWTRRRNLNKPLVGRLTYMHPTTGEVFYLRMLLCHQRGCKTFEEIRVVGGTQHSNYRSACEALGLLGNDREWTAALQEASASATSAQLRSLFVHMLMFCEVTSPLRLWNKNWELMADDIPLRAAASLHIHNLHVNDTELRPMSYVRLKSEGKIVLAVASSGIASLLLPAGRTAHSRFKLPIDLTDEMVCNIKKNTHLGNLLKETELIVWDEAPMNDKKCFESLDRTLTDILDCDSLPFGVIELTENMRLQHESTSTSSRDGIKRFSKWLLDVGNRNIGEPDIEDPFNSSWIIIPEEYQIKDDENGIQSLFSFIYNLEMLRNPTALELQSAAIVCPKNNDADMINNVIVSTIQKPNKTYYSYDEEKPYGNDRGESEVLYPNEYLNTLNFPGVPPHELQLKLGIPVILLRNLNLSGGLCNGTRMIVTQLFDTSVQCEIITGSRVGEKVYIPRICLIYKDSSLAFILRRKQIPLKISFAMTINKSRGQSLKKIGIYLPKPVFGHC comes from the exons ATGTCATTACAGTTCCCATTGCTTTTTGTGTATGGTCAGACGGGTTATCATCCCGGTTTGGATTTACGGGAGACCGGTCGGTCGATTAGAGGTCGTAGCAAGCAGATGACTATGAATATGTATTACAGTTACCAAATTCGTGACAGGGCTGGTACTGATAATCTGCTGACAAGGTCGGGTAGGTTATTCCAACAATATATAGTTACAGCTTATTGCAGTATTGAGTTACAAACGATAGACTATAAAAGGAACAATCAAAATAAAATAAGAAATGAGTATTTGTGTGGCTTATACGATGCTATTAATAGAGGTGACCAAATGGGTTCCGATGTGGGTAGTCGTGTTATTCTACCAGCTTCCTTCACTGGAAGTCCAAGATATATGTATAGTCACTACCTAGACGCTTTAGCGATTTCTAGAGTTCATGGAAATCCAAAGTtttttattacatttacatgtaacTCGAAATGGCCAGAGATACGTCGATATCTAGCTGCATTTTCTCATTTGACTACTGCTGATCGAGCCGATATTGTGACGCGTATATTTGCGCTTAAAGTTAATAAATTTGTGAACTACTTAAAGCAGGAGAGGCCATTCGGTCGTGTAGTTGCAG TTTTATATACTATTGAGTTTCAGAAACGTGGGACGCCTCACTGTCACACCTTATTGTGGACTGAAACTCTTACACTTAGCTTATGTAATATTGACGATTATATATCGGCTGAATTACCTGATCCAACGGTTGACCCTCTTGGTTACAAAGTAGTTTCAGAATTCATGATACACGGTCCGTGTGGAGCTATCAACGTATCAGCCCCATGTATGGACCGTTTTGTTTGCACGAAAAAGTTTCCAAAGTCATTAAATATGAATACATATTTTGATAAAAATGGTTATACTCAGTATCGAAGAAGAAACACTGGTGTGACGGCTAAGAAATGTGGTGTCGATTTAGATAACAGTTATGTGGTCCCCTATAATCGTAATCTTTGTCTTATATTTCATGCTCACATAAACATTGAATATTGTGGGTGGACGATGCTGATTAAGTATTTGTTTAAGTATATATCGAAGGGAACTGATAGGATAGTGATGCGTGTTTCACGTGATATTGGTCAACGGCAGGCAGAAACAAAAAATCAGTCAAGGAGGGTGGATGAGATCCAGAATTTCGTTGATGGTCGATTTATTTGTCCTTACGAGGCCTGTTGGAGAATGTACGGGTTTTCTATACATCATAGAGAACCAGCGGTACAACTTTTGGCTGTTCACTTAGAGCACCAGCAACTCTTACATTTTCGTTCACAACAACGGCTGGAATCTATAGTGAACAATACATATTCTAAGAAAACTACGTTGACCGAATGGTTGGAGTATAATAGAAGGTATTCAGAAGGTCATCATTTGACCTATCTTGACTTTCCAAAAGAGTTTGTTTGGTCAGATAAAGATAGATGTTGGACTCGCAGGCGGAATCTAAATAAGCCGTTAGTAGGAAGGCTAACATACATGCATCCAACTACCGGTGAAGTTTTTTATTTAAGAATGTTGTTATGTCACCAAaggggttgtaaaacatttgaagaaATAAGAGTTGTAGGTGGAACACAACATTCGAATTATCGTTCGGCCTGTGAAGCTCTTGGTTTGTTGGGGAACGACAGGGAATGGACAGCAGCACTACAGGAAGCAAGTGCATCTGCTACAAGTGCACAACTCCGATCATTGTTCGTTCACATGCTTATGTTTTGTGAAGTTACGAGCCCACTCCGATTATGGAACAAAAATTGGGAGCTTATGGCTGATGATATTCCTTTGAGGGCTGCAGCTTCTTTACATATCCACAATTTACATGTCAATGATACGGAATTAAGACCTATGTCCTATGTGAGATTGAA ATCTGAAGGGAAAATTGTCCTAGCAGTTGCTTCTTCTGGTATCGCATCGTTGTTACTACCTGCTGGCAGAACTGCGCACTCGAGGTTCAAATTACCTATTGATTTAACTGATGAAATGGTTTGCAACATTAAAAAGAATACTCATCTAGGTAATTTACTTAAGGAAACAGAATTGATCGTATGGGATGAGGCTCCGATGAACGACAAAAAATGTTTTGAATCACTTGATAGAACTTTAACAGACATACTTGATTGTGATTCTTTACCATTTGGAG TTATAGAACTAACGGAAAACATGAGGTTGCAACACGAAAGCACATCAACAAGTTCAAGAGACGGCATCAAACGGTTTTCTAAGTGGTTACTTGATGTAGGAAACAGAAACATAGGAGAACCGGATATAGAAGATCCATTCAATTCCTCATGGATAATCATACCTGAGGAGTACCAAATAAAGGACGACGAAAATGGGATTCAAAGTTTGTTTTCTTTTATATACAACCTTGAAATGCTCAGAAATCCTACCGCCTTAGAACTACAATCAGCAGCAATCGTTTGTCCAAAAAACAACGATGCTGACATGATTAATAATGTCATTGTGAGCACAATTCAGAAACCGAACAAAACATACTATAGCTACGATGAGGAAAAACCCTACGGGAATGACCGTGGAGAGTCTGAAGTTCTGTACCCAAATGAGTACCTAAATACACTGAACTTTCCAGGCGTCCCTCCACATGAATTACAATTGAAACTTGGCATTCCCGTTATCTTGCTTAGAAATCTCAATCTCAGTGGTGGACTATGTAATGGAACTCGAATGATTGTCACACAATTATTTGACACATCAGTACAATGTGAAATTATCACAGGTTCTAGGGTTGGCGAAAAAGTATATATTCCTAGGATATGCTTAATCTACAAAGACTCATCACTAGCATTCATCCTAAGAAGAAAGCAGATACCGTTGAAGATATCGTTTGCAATGACGATCAATAAAAGTCGAGGACAATCGTTGAAAAAAATTGGAATATATCTACCAAAACCAGTTTTTGGCCACTGTTAA